The Lewinellaceae bacterium genome includes a region encoding these proteins:
- a CDS encoding RloB domain-containing protein, with amino-acid sequence MPRSKRKKRKLIPRILIMCEGETERNYFQAIKEDKQFKRKLSALVPYVVKSKHPTPETVVQEALKKATEEKMQGNDFEKVWVVFDHDNSPKRKIAYNEALKNNFDIAFSAISFEVWFLIHFLKTSKSFKNSKEVVGSLKKYYPEYKKASNNDFAFLKKYLQTAFKNAEWLRIQNSASPHPTDRTMWVDVDILVLELIT; translated from the coding sequence ATGCCCCGGTCAAAAAGAAAAAAAAGAAAACTTATCCCTAGGATTCTTATAATGTGTGAAGGAGAAACGGAACGAAATTACTTCCAGGCGATAAAGGAGGATAAACAATTTAAAAGAAAACTTTCCGCATTAGTACCATATGTTGTCAAATCAAAACACCCTACTCCTGAAACAGTTGTACAAGAAGCGCTGAAAAAAGCAACCGAAGAAAAAATGCAAGGAAATGATTTTGAGAAAGTATGGGTAGTATTTGATCATGATAATTCTCCGAAAAGAAAAATTGCCTACAATGAAGCTTTGAAAAATAATTTTGACATTGCTTTTAGTGCAATTTCTTTTGAAGTATGGTTTCTAATTCATTTCCTTAAAACTTCCAAAAGTTTTAAAAATTCTAAAGAGGTTGTTGGATCCTTAAAAAAGTATTACCCAGAATACAAAAAAGCTTCAAATAATGATTTTGCTTTTTTAAAGAAATATCTTCAGACCGCTTTTAAAAATGCGGAATGGCTGCGAATTCAAAATTCTGCCTCACCACATCCAACAGATAGAACAATGTGGGTTGATGTAGATATACTCGTTCTAGAATTAATTACATAG
- a CDS encoding pyruvate, phosphate dikinase — MIHREKLLQSFMNRESKHRDIYHDMMPFKVKEILLVANLYDAFFIEQEGRFSEIMLYDYGSMNLSSFPRITGVSTREEAFEQLEEKNIDMVILMVGLNMMRSLDISKKIKEAFPGMPVFVLLNNNQNVTLFQQYQKKNVFDQLFVWNGESRIFFAMIKYLEDLKNAKNDTSIAAVRQILIVEDSPVFYSSFLTHLYRIIYKQTNEIINDVSTDNLYKVLKLRARPKILLASNFEDAMALFHEYKDYIFCLITDVQYEKEGKMNKDAGFELIDAITKEKPDIPTIVLSQDESKGVIARERGISFIDKNAQNLYKDLKHVVTQKIGFGAFIFRNRDENEIARARNIKEFEECLNSVPDESILFHGEKDHFSLWLMARAEIQLATVLVGKKASEFKNAHEIREYLLNSIRSYRDEQPSGKVVPFDVEACKTEENIVTLVAGSYGGKGRGLAFVHSLKDKFVFERAVEGIKIRIPKTSVIGTDEFESFLERNNFISFKENPPAYEEVKRLFLEAQLSDPLNSRLSILLDHYIKPMAIRSSGTFEDSFSQPFAGIFETYILPNNAPQKAVRLKQLQDAIKLVFASVFSEKAINYTLALDQKLGEEKMAIVIQELVGNEFDGYYYPHISGVGQSYNFYPFAHMKPEEGFVTAAVGLGIYVVEGEAAFRFSPKYPKTQFLSLEDQVKYTQTYFYAVDLNKENLNLAEGSMSSLKKVDIFEARDHGSLAHCVSVYDNNNKAIYPGLKHFGPIVVNFASILKYEYVALAKTIEIILGLIKDAFGSPVEIEFAVDLNKDADGDASFYILQVKPIIRAAETYSFNFDKIPKEDTFLFANRGMGNGIIEDLSDFVFIKNDVFDKIRTEEMAEEIALINKKLVKEDRKYILIGPGRWGTRDRFIGIPVNWPQISNAKVIVETELEGFPLDASYGSHFFHNLTTLNIAYFSISHKHDSDFIHYSLLEEGELVEETTFFKHVRFNDPVLVKIDGRKRMAVIHRERGKGKG; from the coding sequence ATGATCCACCGGGAAAAACTGCTGCAGTCCTTCATGAATCGCGAGAGCAAACACCGCGATATTTATCACGATATGATGCCATTTAAGGTGAAGGAAATCCTGCTGGTGGCCAATCTTTACGATGCTTTTTTTATCGAGCAGGAAGGGCGTTTTTCCGAGATCATGCTGTACGATTACGGGAGCATGAACCTTTCTTCCTTCCCCAGGATCACCGGGGTATCTACCAGGGAGGAGGCCTTTGAGCAGCTGGAAGAAAAAAATATCGACATGGTCATTCTCATGGTGGGACTGAACATGATGCGTTCCTTGGACATCAGCAAAAAGATAAAAGAGGCTTTCCCTGGCATGCCGGTTTTTGTTTTGCTCAACAACAATCAAAATGTAACCCTTTTTCAGCAATACCAAAAGAAAAATGTGTTCGATCAGTTGTTTGTCTGGAACGGTGAATCCCGGATTTTCTTCGCCATGATCAAATACCTGGAAGACCTTAAAAATGCCAAAAACGACACCTCCATTGCCGCGGTCCGGCAAATCCTGATTGTCGAGGATTCTCCGGTTTTTTATTCCTCCTTCCTCACGCATCTTTACCGGATCATCTATAAACAAACCAATGAAATCATTAACGATGTCAGTACGGATAACCTTTACAAGGTTCTGAAACTACGGGCAAGACCCAAGATTCTCCTGGCTTCCAACTTCGAAGATGCCATGGCGCTTTTCCATGAATACAAAGATTATATCTTTTGCCTGATCACGGATGTTCAGTACGAAAAAGAGGGCAAGATGAACAAGGATGCCGGTTTCGAACTGATTGATGCCATTACCAAAGAAAAACCGGATATTCCAACCATCGTACTTTCACAGGATGAAAGCAAAGGGGTGATCGCCCGGGAAAGAGGGATTTCCTTTATTGATAAGAATGCCCAGAATTTATATAAAGATCTGAAACATGTTGTCACACAAAAGATCGGTTTCGGCGCTTTTATTTTTAGAAACAGGGACGAAAATGAAATTGCCCGGGCCCGGAATATCAAAGAATTTGAAGAGTGCCTCAATAGCGTACCCGATGAATCGATTTTGTTTCATGGCGAAAAGGATCATTTTTCACTCTGGCTCATGGCGCGTGCGGAGATACAACTAGCGACAGTGCTGGTTGGAAAAAAAGCGAGTGAGTTTAAAAATGCGCATGAAATCAGGGAATATTTATTGAATTCAATAAGGTCTTACCGGGATGAACAACCTTCGGGCAAGGTAGTCCCCTTTGATGTGGAGGCCTGTAAAACGGAAGAAAATATTGTCACCCTCGTGGCCGGGTCTTATGGGGGCAAGGGCCGTGGACTGGCCTTCGTACATTCGCTTAAAGACAAATTTGTTTTCGAACGAGCCGTGGAAGGAATAAAAATACGGATTCCCAAAACATCTGTTATCGGCACCGATGAATTCGAGTCTTTCCTGGAACGCAACAATTTCATCTCTTTCAAAGAAAACCCTCCGGCATACGAAGAAGTCAAAAGGTTGTTCCTGGAGGCCCAGCTTTCCGATCCATTGAACAGCCGGCTCAGTATTCTGCTCGATCACTACATTAAACCGATGGCCATCCGGTCTTCCGGAACTTTTGAGGACAGTTTTTCCCAGCCTTTTGCCGGCATTTTCGAAACTTACATTTTACCGAATAACGCTCCCCAAAAAGCTGTACGTCTCAAGCAACTCCAGGATGCCATTAAGCTGGTTTTTGCTTCCGTATTTTCAGAAAAAGCCATCAATTACACCCTGGCACTGGATCAAAAACTCGGAGAAGAAAAGATGGCCATTGTCATCCAGGAGCTGGTCGGCAATGAATTCGACGGGTATTATTACCCGCATATCAGTGGCGTGGGGCAGTCCTATAATTTCTATCCCTTTGCGCATATGAAACCCGAAGAAGGTTTTGTGACGGCGGCCGTTGGGTTGGGGATTTACGTGGTGGAAGGAGAAGCGGCGTTCAGGTTTTCACCCAAATATCCAAAAACGCAATTCCTTTCTCTGGAGGATCAGGTGAAATATACCCAAACCTATTTTTACGCCGTTGACCTGAACAAAGAAAACCTAAACCTTGCCGAAGGCTCTATGAGCAGTCTTAAAAAGGTAGATATCTTTGAAGCCCGGGATCACGGTTCACTGGCGCATTGCGTATCGGTGTACGACAACAACAACAAAGCCATTTATCCGGGCCTCAAACATTTTGGGCCCATTGTCGTCAATTTTGCTTCCATCCTGAAATATGAATATGTGGCTTTGGCCAAAACCATTGAGATCATCCTGGGGCTCATTAAGGATGCCTTTGGCTCACCGGTAGAGATCGAATTTGCCGTCGATCTGAACAAGGACGCTGACGGGGATGCTTCGTTTTATATCCTCCAGGTAAAACCCATCATCCGGGCCGCAGAAACTTATAGTTTCAATTTCGATAAAATTCCCAAAGAAGATACTTTCCTTTTTGCGAACAGGGGAATGGGGAACGGAATTATTGAAGATCTTTCGGATTTTGTCTTTATCAAAAATGATGTTTTTGACAAAATAAGGACAGAGGAAATGGCCGAAGAAATTGCCCTCATAAACAAAAAACTGGTAAAGGAAGATCGGAAGTATATCCTCATCGGTCCCGGCCGATGGGGAACCCGCGACCGGTTTATCGGCATCCCGGTCAACTGGCCGCAAATCTCCAATGCAAAAGTCATCGTGGAAACCGAGCTCGAAGGTTTCCCGCTGGATGCCTCGTACGGCTCCCACTTTTTTCACAACCTGACGACCCTCAACATTGCCTACTTCTCTATCTCCCACAAACACGACAGCGATTTCATCCATTACTCCCTGCTGGAGGAAGGGGAACTGGTGGAAGAAACCACTTTTTTCAAACACGTCAGGTTTAATGACCCGGTATTGGTCAAGATCGACGGAAGAAAACGTATGGCGGTGATTCATAGGGAAAGGGGAAAGGGAAAAGGCTAA
- a CDS encoding helix-turn-helix transcriptional regulator, with protein MQSKELLKGTLQTIVLKLLAENGRMYGYEITRHVRELTDGELELTEGALYPTLHKLEAEGFLVTEKESIGKRVRKYYSLTPSGAQVSNIKVQEFAEFVKMMQLILSPKKISPITG; from the coding sequence ATGCAATCAAAAGAACTGCTCAAAGGCACCTTACAAACCATCGTATTAAAACTCCTGGCAGAAAACGGCCGCATGTACGGTTATGAAATCACCCGACACGTCAGGGAGCTTACTGATGGTGAACTTGAATTGACAGAAGGGGCATTGTATCCGACACTGCATAAACTGGAAGCGGAAGGATTTCTGGTCACCGAAAAAGAGAGCATCGGAAAGCGTGTCCGAAAATATTACTCCCTTACGCCTTCAGGTGCTCAGGTCTCCAACATTAAGGTACAGGAATTCGCGGAATTTGTCAAAATGATGCAATTGATCCTCAGTCCGAAAAAGATCAGCCCGATTACGGGATAG
- a CDS encoding M23 family metallopeptidase, protein MSELTSLQTLLVEQRLSESHLKYRPLQEELLDHLCCAAEENMAMGMAFPEAMEAAFRHFGEGEFETIERQTLLTIKNKYLIMKKLPVLTLIALLFSISVSQAIQNDPPSIAPLKGDFKVTSDYGMRVHPFSKEKKLHRGIDIKAPIGTAIVATSAGVIVFAETDGLNGLKVVIKHDEEFQTAYCHLSKIDVKNGQKINKGDIIGAVGNTGASTAPHLHYEVLKNGEYVDPAEFMKP, encoded by the coding sequence ATGTCAGAGCTAACATCGTTACAGACCCTCCTGGTAGAGCAGAGGCTTTCAGAGAGTCATCTAAAGTACCGTCCCTTACAGGAGGAATTACTCGATCATTTATGTTGTGCGGCCGAAGAAAACATGGCTATGGGCATGGCATTTCCCGAAGCCATGGAGGCCGCTTTTCGTCATTTTGGGGAGGGCGAATTTGAGACCATTGAACGTCAAACATTGTTAACCATTAAAAATAAGTACCTGATCATGAAGAAATTACCCGTTCTTACACTCATTGCTTTGCTTTTTAGCATTTCTGTTTCTCAAGCCATACAAAACGACCCGCCGAGTATCGCTCCGTTGAAGGGAGACTTTAAGGTCACCAGTGATTATGGGATGAGAGTACACCCTTTTTCCAAGGAGAAAAAGCTCCATCGCGGTATTGATATCAAGGCGCCGATTGGAACCGCTATTGTAGCTACCAGTGCCGGCGTTATTGTCTTTGCTGAAACTGATGGCCTCAATGGTTTAAAGGTTGTCATCAAACACGATGAGGAATTCCAAACCGCCTATTGCCATTTGTCAAAAATTGACGTTAAAAATGGTCAGAAGATCAACAAAGGCGATATCATTGGAGCCGTGGGCAATACCGGCGCTTCTACTGCCCCGCATCTGCACTACGAAGTGCTCAAAAACGGCGAGTATGTTGACCCGGCAGAGTTTATGAAACCCTAA
- a CDS encoding PIG-L family deacetylase — protein MTRTPFFLTLLFVFTALLNLQAQMPEKLTSAEIYADIQKLNFLGSALYVAAHPDDENTRLISWLVNYRKAETTYMSLTRGDGGQNLIGTEIEELLGLLRTQELLAARRIDGGNQRFTRANDFGYSKDPDETFNIWGKKEILSDAVWNIRNLQPDIIINRFDHRTPGTTHGHHTASAIIGLEAFSAAGDPTAFPEQLNYINAWQPTRIFMNTSWWFYGSRENFDKSDKSNLISMDVGVYYPILGKSNNEIAALSRSQHKCQGMGNTGNRGSEDEYLELLKGAMPKGNDLFEGINTTWTRLKNGGPIGEILARVEADFKFDKPYESVPQLVKAATLIQALPDSYWKKVKLDDIREVIKACLALYVEAVTSEQSATPGQEVKVNMEFTNRSPIEVTLESVSFLPMNAEVEANRKLENNKENKLEKTVTLPLDIPLTNPYWLNEKGPLGRYKVTDQLLRGLPETPHNFKMAYVLKINGIPLEFEETVVYKFRDPVAGEVFNPFEITPPVSAELNEEVYIFGGHEPQKVQVTVKAGKNDIQGTVELCYGKEWKVEPLNYPLQMTQKGEEQTFTFMVTPPEEQNEDFLLPMVRIGEEAYTKEKITIDYDHIPLQTVFRDASAKVVHIDLRKAGDNVAYIMGAGDKVPTALHQIGYNVTMLEDGDITPENLKKFDAVIVGIRAYNTNDRIKFQNPKLLEYVKNGGTLIVQYNTSRGTNVPSNEMGPYPFELSRDRVTVEDAEMRLLAPQHEVLNFPNKITTDDFKGWIQEHGLYYPDKWDEKYTAILSSNDPGEDPKDGGLLVAKYGEGYYIYTGLSFFRELPAGVPGAFRLFANMISIGKQTRP, from the coding sequence ATGACCAGAACACCCTTCTTTTTAACTTTACTCTTCGTATTTACTGCTTTGCTGAACCTCCAGGCCCAGATGCCTGAAAAATTGACTTCAGCGGAAATTTATGCAGACATTCAGAAACTCAATTTCCTGGGCTCGGCACTTTACGTCGCGGCGCATCCGGATGATGAAAATACACGGTTGATCTCCTGGCTTGTCAATTACAGAAAGGCGGAAACCACTTACATGTCCCTGACACGTGGGGACGGGGGCCAAAACCTGATCGGAACGGAGATCGAAGAACTGCTGGGGTTGCTTCGTACCCAGGAACTGCTTGCCGCCAGAAGGATCGATGGCGGGAACCAGCGATTTACCCGGGCCAATGATTTTGGCTATTCCAAAGACCCGGACGAAACCTTTAATATCTGGGGTAAAAAGGAAATCCTGTCTGATGCCGTCTGGAACATACGGAATCTGCAACCGGATATCATTATCAACCGATTTGACCACAGGACGCCAGGGACGACTCACGGACATCATACGGCTTCCGCCATCATCGGGCTGGAAGCATTTTCTGCTGCCGGAGATCCGACCGCCTTCCCAGAACAGTTGAATTATATCAATGCCTGGCAACCCACCCGGATCTTTATGAATACCTCCTGGTGGTTTTATGGCAGCCGGGAAAATTTTGACAAATCGGATAAGTCCAACCTGATCTCCATGGATGTCGGAGTTTATTACCCAATATTGGGTAAATCCAATAATGAAATTGCTGCGTTGAGCCGTAGCCAGCATAAATGCCAGGGCATGGGAAATACAGGAAACCGGGGTTCCGAAGATGAATATTTGGAGTTGCTCAAAGGGGCCATGCCCAAAGGAAATGACCTTTTCGAAGGCATCAATACCACCTGGACCCGTTTAAAAAACGGCGGACCGATAGGCGAGATACTGGCCAGAGTGGAGGCTGATTTTAAATTTGACAAGCCTTATGAAAGCGTTCCTCAACTGGTGAAAGCCGCAACACTCATCCAGGCTTTGCCCGACAGTTATTGGAAGAAGGTAAAACTCGACGATATTCGGGAGGTGATCAAGGCGTGTCTGGCACTTTATGTGGAGGCAGTGACCAGCGAACAATCTGCTACTCCGGGTCAGGAGGTGAAAGTGAACATGGAGTTTACCAATCGTTCTCCGATTGAGGTGACGCTTGAATCTGTTTCCTTTTTGCCAATGAATGCGGAAGTGGAAGCCAACCGTAAGCTTGAAAATAACAAAGAGAATAAACTCGAAAAGACCGTCACGTTGCCGCTGGATATACCGCTTACCAATCCATACTGGCTCAATGAAAAAGGACCGTTAGGTCGTTATAAGGTGACTGACCAGCTGTTGCGGGGACTCCCGGAAACACCGCATAATTTTAAAATGGCTTACGTGTTGAAGATTAATGGTATCCCATTGGAATTTGAAGAAACGGTGGTTTATAAATTTAGAGATCCCGTAGCCGGCGAGGTGTTTAATCCATTTGAGATCACGCCTCCCGTTTCGGCCGAACTGAATGAAGAAGTGTATATTTTTGGAGGGCATGAACCCCAAAAGGTACAGGTAACCGTCAAAGCAGGTAAAAACGATATCCAGGGTACGGTAGAATTATGTTATGGAAAAGAATGGAAGGTGGAGCCGCTGAATTATCCGCTTCAAATGACTCAGAAAGGAGAAGAACAGACCTTTACCTTCATGGTAACGCCTCCGGAAGAGCAGAACGAAGATTTCCTGTTGCCCATGGTGCGTATTGGGGAAGAAGCCTATACAAAGGAAAAAATTACCATTGATTACGATCATATTCCACTTCAAACTGTCTTCCGTGACGCAAGTGCCAAAGTGGTTCACATCGATTTGCGGAAAGCCGGGGATAATGTGGCATACATCATGGGCGCCGGAGATAAGGTGCCGACCGCCTTGCACCAAATTGGGTATAATGTGACCATGCTGGAAGATGGTGATATTACGCCGGAAAACCTCAAAAAATTTGATGCTGTGATCGTGGGTATCCGTGCCTACAATACCAATGACCGGATAAAATTCCAAAATCCTAAACTGCTCGAATACGTGAAAAACGGGGGCACCCTGATCGTGCAGTACAATACCAGTCGGGGTACCAATGTGCCTTCCAATGAAATGGGACCTTACCCTTTTGAATTGTCAAGGGACAGGGTGACGGTGGAAGATGCTGAAATGCGCTTGCTTGCTCCGCAGCATGAAGTGCTTAATTTCCCCAACAAGATCACTACGGATGACTTTAAAGGCTGGATCCAGGAACACGGCCTCTATTATCCCGACAAATGGGACGAAAAGTACACCGCCATCCTGTCTTCCAACGATCCGGGTGAAGATCCTAAAGACGGAGGCTTGCTGGTGGCTAAATACGGCGAAGGATATTACATCTATACCGGACTTTCCTTTTTCAGGGAATTGCCCGCAGGAGTGCCGGGAGCGTTTCGTTTGTTTGCCAACATGATTTCTATTGGCAAACAGACAAGACCATAG
- a CDS encoding ATP-binding protein has protein sequence MLADDHKDEQLQNTFYDDSSKLLILKSSIIYGSNASGKSNFMKAIQTFRMMILTSANNSPGDFFEKYEPFTFSFEFNKAPVQFEADFLIEEIKYTYSFSFSESRVEQENLYYYPQKRKALLFSRDHQDFVFGDHLKGHKSVVAELTTENQLFLSKGAQNNIPQLKSLYSFVNHDFMAIPFLDSWVDNYYSDRIAKELLNDNNDVFIQNFKILLQSFDTGIIDFSVKESELPWEKYEIFAVHDNFDENDNNIGFSAMPLAEESTGTQKLFVLGGLVLRALMNGRTILFDEFERSLHPIISQYIIQLFNNPEVNTKNAQLILATHDTNLLGKENNLRRDQIWIVEKDEKGRSELFSVSDIEGIRKDTPFEKWYLSGRFGGIPGIESLNFKLNFQNNFSKIND, from the coding sequence ATGCTGGCTGATGATCATAAAGATGAACAATTACAAAATACCTTTTATGACGATAGCAGCAAACTTTTGATCTTAAAATCTTCCATCATTTATGGTTCAAATGCCTCTGGAAAAAGCAACTTTATGAAGGCCATTCAGACATTTCGAATGATGATCCTGACTTCTGCCAATAATTCTCCCGGAGATTTTTTTGAAAAATACGAACCCTTTACTTTCAGCTTTGAATTTAATAAAGCACCCGTTCAATTTGAAGCCGATTTCTTAATTGAAGAAATAAAATACACCTATTCTTTCTCTTTTTCAGAGAGCAGGGTTGAACAAGAAAATCTGTATTATTATCCACAAAAAAGAAAGGCGCTGTTATTCAGCAGGGATCATCAAGATTTTGTTTTTGGAGATCATCTGAAGGGGCATAAATCCGTTGTAGCGGAATTAACCACAGAGAATCAACTTTTTTTATCTAAAGGAGCTCAAAATAATATTCCCCAATTAAAATCACTATATTCCTTTGTAAACCATGATTTTATGGCTATCCCATTCCTTGATTCATGGGTAGATAATTATTATTCGGATAGAATTGCAAAGGAATTGCTCAATGACAATAATGATGTCTTTATCCAAAATTTTAAAATATTGCTCCAGAGTTTTGACACGGGAATTATTGATTTCAGCGTAAAAGAAAGTGAGCTTCCGTGGGAGAAATATGAAATTTTTGCTGTGCATGATAATTTTGATGAAAATGATAATAATATCGGCTTTTCCGCTATGCCTTTGGCAGAGGAATCAACAGGCACTCAAAAATTATTTGTCCTTGGAGGCTTAGTCCTTAGGGCTTTAATGAATGGCCGCACCATTTTATTTGATGAGTTTGAAAGAAGCCTTCATCCTATTATCAGCCAATATATTATTCAATTATTTAACAATCCTGAAGTCAATACAAAAAACGCTCAACTAATTTTAGCGACACACGATACAAATCTATTAGGCAAAGAAAATAATTTACGGAGAGATCAAATCTGGATTGTAGAAAAGGATGAAAAAGGAAGATCTGAATTGTTTTCAGTTTCAGACATTGAAGGAATACGAAAAGATACTCCTTTTGAAAAGTGGTACTTATCAGGAAGATTCGGTGGAATTCCAGGAATTGAATCCCTTAATTTCAAACTAAATTTCCAAAACAACTTCAGCAAAATAAACGATTGA
- a CDS encoding M48 family metallopeptidase, producing MEFKTLHNLAPGEYEHPLDKKALDALQTTRGIDTVVRKFHEHGIEKIFTIQITGSNIQVTPESFPGLFDIFEKVCEVMYLTMKPEVYIYRSDDQLQGFTTGMEHPIVSLSNGSVECFSEEEMMFIIGREIGHIKSKHILYYEIGAVLPLLSDVFSGVTLGLSSLISMGLQIALMNWKRMAEYTADRAGLLACQNVDAATSALTKIAGLPATHYGTFNPNHFAKQARQFKGFDTGNYNKAIKYISLMFGEQQWVIDRAKELYKWVDSGDYQRVVDRKTEFKYMVPKTLVCYNCGSKISENDISCDGCGILL from the coding sequence ATGGAATTCAAAACCCTGCACAACCTCGCTCCCGGTGAATACGAGCATCCGCTCGACAAAAAAGCCCTGGATGCGCTTCAGACGACCCGTGGAATCGATACGGTGGTCCGGAAGTTCCACGAGCACGGCATTGAAAAGATCTTTACCATCCAGATCACGGGCAGCAATATTCAGGTCACTCCGGAAAGTTTTCCCGGGTTATTCGACATTTTCGAAAAAGTTTGTGAGGTCATGTACCTGACCATGAAACCGGAGGTATACATCTATCGAAGTGATGATCAATTACAGGGATTTACCACCGGCATGGAGCATCCCATTGTATCCCTGAGCAACGGAAGTGTTGAGTGTTTTTCTGAAGAAGAAATGATGTTCATCATTGGACGGGAAATCGGCCATATCAAGAGCAAGCATATTTTGTATTATGAAATCGGGGCCGTACTACCCTTGTTGAGTGATGTTTTTTCCGGGGTCACCCTGGGATTGAGTTCTCTTATTTCAATGGGTTTGCAAATTGCCCTGATGAACTGGAAAAGAATGGCGGAGTACACGGCTGACCGGGCTGGCTTACTGGCTTGTCAAAATGTGGATGCCGCTACATCAGCCCTCACCAAAATAGCCGGACTGCCCGCCACGCATTACGGCACCTTTAATCCGAATCATTTTGCCAAACAAGCCCGGCAGTTTAAAGGTTTTGATACAGGCAATTACAATAAGGCCATCAAATACATCAGCCTCATGTTCGGGGAACAACAGTGGGTCATCGACCGCGCCAAAGAATTGTATAAATGGGTGGATTCAGGAGACTATCAAAGGGTGGTGGATCGCAAGACGGAATTTAAATATATGGTACCCAAAACCCTTGTTTGCTACAATTGTGGGAGCAAAATTTCTGAAAATGACATTTCCTGTGATGGTTGTGGGATTTTGTTGTAA
- a CDS encoding zinc-binding dehydrogenase codes for MKAFFLVKNGSPEVAFELRDLKLPKPGNLEVSIEVEGFGLNFADVTARLGLYRDCPPLPAVVGYEVVGRITETGADVKNVKTGDRVIAFTRFGGYATHVVTDARGVAKIGEEYPVGKALALGVQYTTAYFSAEIASSVYPGEKVLIQAAAGGVGTALVQLCKTKGCKIYGTAGSDEKLEYLKLHGVDVPINYRTHDFSQVIDEKIDVVYDSIGGSTFKKGFKLLGEGGRMVSYGAASQLEASNFFGKVKFGLSFGFYHPVQFIMNSKSLIGVNMLRIADHKKDLLQYAMEQVAQLAAEGKIDPHVGGLYSADQLNEAHSALENRLTMGKIGVVW; via the coding sequence GGCTTTTGAATTGAGGGACCTCAAATTGCCAAAACCAGGAAACCTGGAAGTAAGCATTGAAGTCGAAGGATTCGGTTTGAATTTTGCGGATGTAACGGCACGGCTGGGCCTTTACCGCGACTGCCCGCCTCTGCCGGCAGTAGTGGGTTATGAAGTAGTAGGCCGAATAACTGAAACGGGAGCCGATGTAAAAAATGTCAAAACAGGAGATCGGGTTATTGCCTTCACCCGTTTCGGCGGATATGCCACTCATGTGGTGACCGATGCCCGGGGCGTAGCCAAAATAGGAGAAGAATATCCTGTCGGAAAAGCTCTTGCCCTCGGGGTTCAATATACTACCGCGTATTTTTCGGCAGAGATCGCCTCCAGTGTTTATCCGGGAGAAAAAGTGCTCATCCAGGCCGCTGCCGGAGGAGTGGGAACGGCCCTCGTGCAATTGTGCAAAACGAAAGGGTGCAAGATCTATGGAACAGCAGGGTCGGATGAAAAACTGGAATACCTGAAATTACATGGCGTGGATGTGCCCATCAATTACCGCACCCACGATTTCAGCCAGGTGATCGATGAAAAAATAGACGTGGTTTACGATTCCATCGGGGGCAGCACCTTCAAAAAGGGATTTAAGCTGCTGGGAGAAGGGGGACGAATGGTTTCCTATGGAGCCGCCTCTCAGCTGGAAGCCAGCAACTTTTTCGGCAAAGTTAAATTCGGCCTGTCTTTCGGTTTTTACCACCCGGTTCAGTTTATCATGAATTCAAAATCGCTCATTGGCGTAAACATGCTGCGCATAGCAGATCACAAAAAAGATTTACTGCAATATGCCATGGAGCAAGTCGCCCAACTGGCTGCGGAAGGGAAGATCGATCCTCATGTTGGAGGCCTCTATTCAGCAGATCAGCTGAATGAAGCGCACAGTGCCCTGGAAAACAGACTGACGATGGGGAAGATCGGGGTGGTTTGGTAG